DNA sequence from the Pomacea canaliculata isolate SZHN2017 linkage group LG7, ASM307304v1, whole genome shotgun sequence genome:
GTGATTTAAGCTGTTCTTGGTATGAAATCTCCTTCTTCAGATCTTCTTCGTCCTCAGGATCAAATGATGGCCCAGAGGGAAGTACTAACCCCTGGACAGGACGTGCAGCAGACAGTCTCTGACCTGATGCACTTTCAGTTTTGGATTTCATCACATACTGCTTTTGAGGAGGTATGTcctgtctctcactctttcccTGCATCATCCCTCCTTTGGGTAGCAGAGTTTCATTTCGGTCCTCGTAACGATCTTCGTCGTCAACATAGCGGACCTGTTTCACAGGTTTTTAACTGGCTGCACCCTGCCACTTGCTCCTTCCATGGATTTCACAGCACCCTCATCCAAACCTCGAAATGTAGGATGATGGTCATGCTCAACATAATCTTCAACTCGTGAGCTGACAAACCTGTCCAAACATAACTACTAAAAGTAAACAATCACATTATACTTCACATGTGTTGCTGTATTTCctacaaaaatattctgttaaaTTCATTCTTTAATTCTAGTTAGGTACTGAgaatacacaaacatgaaagCCCAGATACATATGCTACATACATGTGGTCAAGGCACAAACTGATACACAATCTCTCATGTTTCATAAATGAATGTCATAATATTACCATCTGACAAAAGAGTTCTCTATAACAATGTAAGCAACAACAGAATATTTACCAAAAGATTCTAAAGGTCATAGGTCAGTTGTGTTTATGTTTCCTTACCTGTactgctcttcttcttctcttgtgAAAGTGGGTGACTCTACATACACCCTTTCTGGCTCTTTGACCGTCGGCATGCTAGATCGCTCCTTCCCAGACCCTGATGGACTCTTCAGAGTCCTGTGTTGTTCAGCTGGTGAATATCTAGGAGCTCCAGAAATCAGGATGGTTAAGGATACATCCCCGATGCCTTTCCTAGATTCTACTGGTGGGTTTGGGACAGGAAGTGTTCTGTCCAATACAAACTGGTTATCACTCAGATCAGAATCACTATGTGAGAATTTCAGAGAGTCCTGTAGTTCATCTGAATTGTTTGTTGGGTCGAAACCACCaaaatccttttcttcttcacaCTTTAATGGGGCAGATAAAGGTTGCTCATCCTCTGACTGGGtaatgctgttgttgttgatattgAATGGCTTGGCCCCAACTTCTGCTTGCCAGCTATCCTCTCTGAGCACTGTATGTGTCTGTTTTAGGTCTGTTTGACCCTCTGCAGCCTTTGCAGTGAACAATGTTGAATTTCTAGGGGTCTGGCTCTTCAGCCTGCGTGATGCATAAGGTATATTAAACCTTTGGTGCTGAGGATTCTGCAAATCAGGTGATGGTAACCCAGGTCTGGAATATGCAGAAGAGTTTGAAAacaatgtgtttttatttgcagatgTGCGTGAGCTGCTCCTAGATTTTACCAAACTTGGTGATGTTTTAACTATGGCTGATTTTTCACCTTCTGCATCACTGTCTGTGTCTTCAGCTTCACAAATATCACTTCCTTCAGCACCCGCTAGTGACACAGGGTGTGagattaatatattttcttcttctctttgctCTTCATCTTCTCCCCATTTGTCATCTCCATTGTTTCTGTTATCAAAATCTTCAAgctgtttactttgtttttctaaaagTGGTAATAGCAATTCTTCATCTGAAGGGCTTAACGATGACCTGCAGGGTGTTGGTGATGACGACAATGAAGACCGTGTCTGCCTCTCAAAAACACTTACAGGATTATTCTGTAAGTTCTCCTGAGATTCAGCAAAAGGATCATTATGCAGTTGTGCTGAGTCCACGATAAGTGAATTCTGTGTTTCTGCTCCCAAAGCTGAGTTTGTCTGAAAAAGACCAAGCTGGTCAAGGCTATCGGTCTCTGTGTGAATAGTGCCTCCTGTGGTTTTGGGGAAGATAGGCTGGGTGTCTGTTGTGCTCATGATATGTCATTCTGGGCCAGAGAAAGGCATGTGAAGAAGCCAGCTTTTACCATGACTGCCTGACTTGCATCTGCACAGATCCAGCAACTATGAAACAATAACACTACATCAttctcaataaaaataaattcaatgtGCTTTCAAGTAAAGATTCTTCATTTCTCTCCAAACTCCTTATAAAGATCAGAAACTTTGTCCAAAAtagtacagaaaaaaactagcAAATTTCCCCTGCATATATTTGAAAACTCATCTGCAAATTATCAAAGGCTTGCCTTAACAACAGCTAAAAgagtaaatattaatttgtaGTTTCATCTTGAATGGTTAATATTTATTAGTATAATGAAATTGTATAAGAACCGCATATGAAAATAAGGTAGCCAATTAAGGCaaattaataacagtaatatttgttttcttgatattACATTCAGCCTATGTTAGAGatatcatcataataataattaatactattataatttatttgataaACTATATGGATAACTAGAATAACTATACTCTTCTTTCTTATTAgcttaaagaaaaatgcaaatccCTCAAGCAGAATGTATTTGGTGCTTTGAAGTCACATTCTTGTAACATGAAACTACAATGAACAAAAGAATTAACCATCTGAAAAGCATGTCAGGCAAACTGGTGaagcgaaaataaaaatactgccTGGGTTAACTGTCAGAACAATGGACCTGACCTACTGTGTCTGCCAAAGTGTTGAACCATACAACTATTCAGGCAGGCAGGTGATGgatttttggggttttttttgttgtcttgatGGTAATTtctttatatgtttacatgctGTATGTAAGAGTCGACAGAGGCAAACTCAAACTATGAAAAGACACTGTAAACTTGATAAAGTATACCTGTTCTGACaggtgtgtggggaggggggcTGCCTGCCATAGTGTTTGGATGTGTGAAATGAAATCCAGGTGTTGATAatgcatatgtatgcatgtgagtccacatgcccacacacacagcacagcaTAAACATATGTACAAGTATACACTGCATTTTCATCTTTAGTTCCCAATATTTAGTATTCCTTGCTTCTGTCTTTATTCTGTGTAATGATGTAATTATTTAAGCTAGCTTTAGACATAGTTCTTTTGCAAGTATGCCTTAGTTTGCAACTGGTggatccttttctctttctcctttctctttcattgagcgcatctttgtgatgtggatactagcgcgctacaaaactacatcatcatcatcatcatccttaaatattatttctttgtttttcctaaGCAATTAGTTTTCTTATTTAGGTTATTCATCTCTAACGTTTCAAATTTAACGTCCGCACTACATATCGCACAGATTTTACCATGATGCaaacccttttttaaaatagtgcATGTCTACACATCTGATCCCATTTTCTtcagatcatttttttctcttatctttgttcacaaaaggaaaataattacccaagtttattttttgtctgtctatTCCATTTTCTTAGAATACGAGTACGCTTTGccagattttgttgttgttgtatttgttgttgtttgtattttatatttttttatctgtatgaTAATAATGTGCTGGCATTCCAATTTTAGTACTTCAAAAATGTACCTCCAATTATTTGTGGGATATTACACAAATCTGTTATTCACAGTACAGTTGTCTGAACAGAatgttgtgttttctttcaaacaacAGATAATTCTATTACAAATTATACCTCTTACTCTAAGTCTAGTGCAGGTAATACTAAAAGTATTCAGCTTTTTAAGAGTAAATATGTCATCCTTCTATAGCTTTGTAAAACTACTAAGTTTCATGCTCTAATTAAAGTTAATGATGCTTTAGATAAGATATTACtaagattaaaacaaagaagataatttactttcagaagaaaacttttaaaaactttaagatAATTGGACAGAAAATCATTGCAGTCAAATTCAAACACTCTCTTCCTCTTGTTCAAATATTACACAAGCATGCGCTCTTGTTGGTTTGCTTTGTTGTTAGGGGTTTGTTGTTTTAGAAATATAAAGGCAGTGCCTGCTTTGCGATTTTTGTTAATCAacataaaatttgaaatgttataTCTTATTTCTCTAAATCCAAATGCTGtcttattttgtatttcaatAAGTGCAATAATGGTAGGTTTTTATAGTCTTCTACCTATGAAAAAAAGTTCCTCTCTTGTTGATAAATCTATCCGCATCCTGATAGCTCTATATCACTTCAAGAAAACTTGTCAACAAGGTCTGACAATGTAAACTATTTGAAGTTCCAAATCTGAAAGAgcaaaaagaatttaaacaaCTGCCGCTTCTACTGATGTGGCGCATGTATGAATCACGAAAAGTTGCGCGCGCCGTActtaacatgtttttatttacaacgGAAAAGGTGCTTATTAATTTTCAAAGGATCTACCCGTAATATAGAAAAATCTACGGTAAATGACGTTTCTTACCTCTAGCAAGAGCAGGTATGTTTTAAATCCATCATGTCGTTTGCTTTGGTcctacaaagaaaataaaagtgtaggAACGTCTTCTAGAGCAGAATGCCGATCTCTCCGCTCGCCGGAACTccttcccacaatgcactgcGCTGTTTGTGTTGTTGCTATGGCTACCGAGAGCGGCACAGGGAGGGTAACTTCGACTTCGTAGGTGCCGAGCGACGCTTGATCAGGCATTAATGTTAACTTCAGCTTGTATCCGCGCACCCGCAGCGATCTTGCCCCCTTCCTCACGTACAAACATTTGAGACACTCTAGGAAATCTTATGATTCAACTGCAGGCTGACCAGGGATGACAGCAACGACAAGTCTGACAGTAGGCAACGAGACAAGAGGGGACGTACCACAGACTGCTGTATACTCTCTGTGGTATGTACCAACCTCCAAGTTTCGCCAGGGTTGATTTACAGTCCCAATGACCATGTAATCTTTTACGTGTAACATTCACCACTTGCTCCAAGAAACAGACCTGACAAAAAAAGACTTCTGAATGACATATTCAATTATGTCCGTGCACCCCGGAGCTGTAAAATGGAGAAAGGAAAAGCGACAACACGCACCGACTATCTAAAAAATAGGTCTATAGTTTTAATataccaaagaaaaaataccGATTCCAGGATAGTGAGACAATGAAGGGAGTACTTAAGCTGATTTTCCATCACCTACAAGGTTAAAAGATTGACGTTCTAACGATGACAAccataacaacaacagaaaataatggTTTATATAGTGGGCATTTCCACACTTTGTAGCAGACTCATgctctttacaaaaacaaaatagactAATTTACAAAATAGACAAATAAAGATACAAAACGATGTAGCAAATGGACAAACACAGAGCTACAGCACACCATCAAAttagtaaacagaaaaaagagacataTGCACGCACACTTTGCTTGCCAAAACAACACGTACAGTATCGAAGTGCGCAGTTTATGCTGCCAGTCATGGCAAGGTGGAAAAGGTCACGTGTGGTGCATTTTTTGATCTAATGACTAGAGAAAGCTTATTGCAAGATACCATTTATACTATATTTCCTAAAGGCTGGGTGAATAGCCCCTTCCGATTTGAGAtgcatgcctacaaacatcccTCTGTTCATAAAGATATTAGCAACACAGATATCGGAATTGTACATGAACGTTCACATTCAAGGGTATAGTCAAGGGGACAGCTAAGACAATACGTTAATTGGTGGTATCTGGGGACGAAAAGTGGTTCCTCTTCTGTTCATAGTCCATAGGTTTGTAGGCTAATATTTCGAGAACAGAGGGGAATATTCACCCATATTATAGAAAAGAGTATCTTGAACTGAAATTTACCCGGTGATTAAGGAAAATGTATGCTTAGTTATATAAAGCATCATACACAATTCTGTTTTGAACGATTTCAAGCACGCGTTATTTCTTTAACCACCCCAACGAAACTATACTTGGAGGTAAATTTAAACACTCGTGCCGGTTGATCCTAGCACCTTGCTAGGATTCTGGACTCGTCAAGATAAATAATTCAAGCCTGGCGTCCACATGCTATAATCACATGCAATCAATTCTTCAGGGGACAGGGATGTGATCGTTACAGAGGCACTAATCTAATCCGCTCAATGCTGCTGCTTCTCCTGCGAGTTTTCTGTTTGGTATCATGGTCACTTAACCAATAGTTAACAGTTAATGcagatgaatgaataaaagaattCGTTTACCTTGTGTTAGAACAAGGGCAGGGTCAAGTGGATATACAACCGATTTATGGCTAAGCTACAAGGGGAAGAATCCCGATAGCCGAGTGGCTGTGAGAGGAAATGGCTTACCGTGTCTAGAGCATAGCATGTGGAAGGTGTGGTGGGGGACAACCCTCTCCTTCCGCTGACTATAAGCCGTCTAGGGTCATAGCCACAAAGTAGGACGTTACCACCGAGGTCGCTCTAGCCAGAAAGCTTTGTTACATACTTACATTCTGCCATTGGAAACTGGTGCAGATCGGTCCCCACCATGCCTACAATCCACAGGTATGACTACAGAGGGCTTGACATGGATGTATGTACTGAGTAGAGTTAAATCTTACCCTAGGATATGAATGTACTTCAGGCCTCAGTAGGGGAAGTTTTTTTTAGCGAACAGACCTTGGCAAATCTCGGACCAGAGACGTTTGGTGTGTTCTGAAGTTAAGTGCAGCAGGCCACGGATCGAGCTTCTTCATTCTTACACGGCAATGAAATCAGACTTGGCGGATAATGTGATGTAAGGGCATGCAGCTAACTTAAGGTCTACTGGGCTGTATTgttttgcaatttgtttttgctCGATTGTTATTCTATTGTGATATTTATAGACTTGTGTCCTGGAAAGAgggatttttttctcagatttaGACTCACAAACAGTAGCTTGTACCAGGTTCAAGTCAGTCATTCGAAAAAATGCAATCCATTAGACCTTTAAAGGGTGGTACATGCGTTTTACAGTAAGCTGCATTACTACTATTGATGTACAGTTACTAGTATACAACTAAAACCCATAATGTCCGACAGGAATTCAAGGTGTTACATTCTTCtagctgtttttatttctgttttccttgCTCTCTTGCCCAAAGTAGTCCCCGCAGATGGATTTTTCGAAATGTATAAAACCTTGCAGATAAGATGCATTACACTTTGACTCAAGAGGAATAGATAGTTCTGTGCTGTTGATAGAGATGTCTCCACATTCGAAAACTCAGGGTACCAGATTGGTCAATTTTTCTGGGCGTCTTTTTCGTCAACTGTTGCCGCTGCTCTTGTTGCTGTCGCAAATACAATGGGTTGGGCTCGCGGCCACAAGGAATGTAGATGGGGCGCTGACTGCTACCCAGTTTTGCTCCTTCATCATATTTATAATCTTTAAattcatctttatcatctttaGCTTCCAAGTCTTGTGGCGCAGTGCTAGAGACAGTTTCGCTTCCTCGAGGACCTGGGACTTGATCAGAAGGTTGTGAAGAATTCTGCGGAATTCTGCTCAGGGACAATCTGAATTGAGCTCCGCTGATCGTCGTTAATTTTTGATGAGAGTTTCGCAGAGGCTCCAGCTGACTacaatgttgtttttgttgttgctgctgctgctggtagtggtggtggtgctgctgctcctgctgctgctgacgcTGTGGCTGCACGTACTTGCATTTTTTGACGTAACTTTGATGGAGTCGCCGCAGACGTTGCATATAGTTGTGATACACATATATCCCCTCGAGATCTCGTTTGTCATGTGTCTTGTTTACTTGCTCGCGCTGCTTGGTAGCCACTGTCAGAAGAGTCTGAAGTGGAATAGAAGGCAATGACACCTTCGCAGACCTTTTCTTAGGGTCTTTGTATGACCTGCAGACGTCAGTACAGAAAATCAAACTTAGAGACAGGCTTCAGGAGTGCATGTCCGTTCTCTAAACATCGGCTCACGAGACAGgtataaaaacaaagattatcTGTTACATAACTAGATAAGACCATCCGGCTTCTGAGAAATCTACtcactcacttttatgataactaacaaaattgtattcatcctattttttctgcttcttcttcccTGCTGTTCGCTGAATCACTGATTAGCGTCGCATGCTTAccgataaagaaaagaaagggatCCCTTTGGACAGAACACTCAGTATTCAATTTTCAGTACTCACCTTCTAAGTAAGGAGTCCAGTGCGGCTGCTCAACGTGTTGAGAGAAAAAGGTGGTCAGATCTTCAATGCTCAAGAGTCGCCAGTCAGCGGTAGGACTCAACAGCAATTTTCACCAAAGCCAGTTTGTCCTCAGTTCTTATCTCTGGTGAAAGTGATtgattcatttaaaatatttgttcttgtcGAAAACCAAGATTACTTTGTTCCCTCATACCACCGAATGGGTGTTGTTCAGAATTTTTCGTtccagaaataaaagtttgaaattgGTGGGTACTGTTGATAAAATATGTAACAGATATTTGGATGTAATTTGGGGGACAAAATAGTAATCAAATAAAAGCGTTCTTTCGGGCTCGATTATTAACTCCATCTCACATCCGACTACATTGCTTCtccattttttcccccaaacGATGACAGAGAACGAGCAAGTAAGAGCATGAGCCGAACTTCGTGTACATAAACTGCTTCTGCTGATCAAATGCTGATTAATAACAGTTGACTGTATCTGACCCTTCAACTGATTTCGTGACTGTCGGTCTTTAATCAATGGGCAAACATTTGAAACAGGAACAGGCCACGATTGTGTTAGGTGAtcttgacaaaaagaaaaaccagagcAGACATCGCAACGCTATATCGTGTCCGCTATGCTATGGGAAGGCTTCACACACGACAGCAAAACTGTGGATGGGACGTGCTGGACTACTTCCACAATGACCATGGGTCAGTAAATCTTTTCCTCTCCTTGTGCAAGGAGTATTGagcaaacacaacaaagaagTCGGTTCCTTtcctccctgtctctctctccttttatcTTTCTCGTGTAAGATCATAAATTAACCGAGATATCTGATTCCAACaaaatactgttaaaaatacatttatgttgtACATATCTTCTCAGTTGATATGGTTAATAATATCCTCTACTTCATCTAGCCTTTATCTCTAGCCCAGAACCCAACACCACCCAACTTCaaactataattattgtcaCTAACTTGtatactggactgctggcagatgatttttttttttcagttaactactaaaacgaggcaagagctagcaaagcttccggtttacacacattcattgtttaggctcgccgagactgacagtggagaacttcgcaagcgttggtctcggcagacagacagaaatccacctatacacatccatgatatTATCTCACCCTGTAAAAGATCAAGACAACGAACAAAGAAGTCTCTACGCCGAAACTGTGCTGCTAGCGTTTCactaagaaaagaaattcaCTTTATAACAAGAATGAGGCATGTACATTTCGATGATGGCATTGTCCAAAACTCAAAGATTAAGAAAAGAACATGTCACCTGAAAACAATATTATATTGTTCCTACAGGAAGACGGCATGACCAAATCCAGATTGAACACTACATAGATATAGTATTCACGTTATCTAGCCATGTCTCGACCTGCCTAGGTCACAGACCGGAAACAGAAGTGAGCTCGCAATCTCTGACGTAATTCTACTTGAAAAACATCGTCATACATTCGtcatttataaatgtaaataaaaaacacacaaacaaacgctgAAAATAATCTCAACCAAAACTATTCAAGTCATTTATAAGTAAAACGTTACAggtaaaatgaaatgatttgGGGTGGGATTGATTACCTTTGCTGTCATAATCTCGGAAGCGAAGAACGTGGATGAACTGTCTAATATTTAGGGGTCAAGTTTTCAGTTGGGTCACGTGTGTTTAAGTATAGTCTGCAGTCTCCAATATCCACCCATCATTCAAGCTCCGTTGGCTGCTGTcgaatctttttgttttttactctGAGTGTTCTAAAGGTTTGATACTGAGTCACGGTGTCTATCCGCTTCGGTAAACTGCTGTCAGAGAAAATACAATCATGAAATCCTGATGAACGTTTCATACTGTCCATAATGTTTGTACTTGTGATGGGTACAGTGCACATTTAGCAGATTGAATTGCGTATTTGTAACACCTGAACTATTTGCCTTATAGTATTATCTCTATACAAGTTGTGAGTAAAGGGGAAAATGCGTGTAAAGCTCGTCGAGCTTGGCTGGGTAAAGGCactttagaaaataaagaataaaataaataaaataaaagcagaaacagGAAAATCAAAAAATGGTGAAATAAAGAGtgaaagagtaaagaaaaataggaaagggaaaaaataaaaaaaaacaaaagaatgtaaaaagaaGAACTCGTCCTTCACGTGATACTCATCTATACCTGTCTGCCCTTCATCTACTCAGCCTTTTGACCCCTGGCTATTTATAGCATTCAGAAGCGAAAGCTAGAAAGGTAAAAATGTAAGGGGTACCGTCATTTTTTATtcatccaaaaataaatatcgTCACATATGCATCATTTATAGAGATATGCTAGAGAAAACTGTGTCTGCAATCAGCCATTATCAACCGAGGATGTCATAGGTGACGAAATCTGACATGGATAAGAGAAGAACGTTGATGCCTTGTGCCTAGTCAAGActcagaaaagaaacatttgaacattACACTTGTATTTGTCGGTTACCTTCCTCGTTTATTTTAGGGATGCACATGTGAAATGTCCAGCATCACAGCTTGGACATTCGACCACAGCATCCACTTACTTTTTACTGTTGAGCTCGCGCAAAGTCATCTGCGAAGCAAACTGATGACTACACGACTGACAGCTATATGTACGTTGTTTTTGCCAAGTTACACGTGGCCCAAGTCTCTGACCTTACCTGGCGACATAGTTGTTGATTAAAAAGTCACTGAAGTGTGTAAAATGACCGCCAGACTTTGCCTTGCTCTGCTCTGGCTCACTCCTGCGCTCGCTGCAACCTTGACTACTgcttctcaaaacatttttcctccAGAACTGCGAGGGACATTCGTCAGCAACAAATACGGTCTCTTGACATTTGGAGAGGATTTTGTTGACGGGATATCTCTCATCTACCAGCACTGCTCGACTTGT
Encoded proteins:
- the LOC112567794 gene encoding uncharacterized protein LOC112567794, with product MSTTDTQPIFPKTTGGTIHTETDSLDQLGLFQTNSALGAETQNSLIVDSAQLHNDPFAESQENLQNNPVSVFERQTRSSLSSSPTPCRSSLSPSDEELLLPLLEKQSKQLEDFDNRNNGDDKWGEDEEQREEENILISHPVSLAGAEGSDICEAEDTDSDAEGEKSAIVKTSPSLVKSRSSSRTSANKNTLFSNSSAYSRPGLPSPDLQNPQHQRFNIPYASRRLKSQTPRNSTLFTAKAAEGQTDLKQTHTVLREDSWQAEVGAKPFNINNNSITQSEDEQPLSAPLKCEEEKDFGGFDPTNNSDELQDSLKFSHSDSDLSDNQFVLDRTLPVPNPPVESRKGIGDVSLTILISGAPRYSPAEQHRTLKSPSGSGKERSSMPTVKEPERVYVESPTFTREEEEQYRFVSSRVEDYVEHDHHPTFRGLDEGAVKSMEGASGRVQPVKNL
- the LOC112568445 gene encoding putative cyclin-dependent serine/threonine-protein kinase DDB_G0272797/DDB_G0274007 — protein: MEKQCSRMSYKDPKKRSAKVSLPSIPLQTLLTVATKQREQVNKTHDKRDLEGIYVYHNYMQRLRRLHQSYVKKCKYVQPQRQQQQEQQHHHHYQQQQQQQKQHCSQLEPLRNSHQKLTTISGAQFRLSLSRIPQNSSQPSDQVPGPRGSETVSSTAPQDLEAKDDKDEFKDYKYDEGAKLGSSQRPIYIPCGREPNPLYLRQQQEQRQQLTKKTPRKIDQSGTLSFRMWRHLYQQHRTIYSS